Genomic segment of Terriglobales bacterium:
CCGCTGAAGGGCGAGAACTATATTCAACGGGCGTTTCGTTTCCTGGCGCGACAACACGGTGGGTCACATGCGTCGCTCGCGGTCGAGGTGCATAGCGAAATTCCGATGCGGTCAGGATTGGGAAGCAGTGCGGCAGCGACGGTTGCCGGGCTCCGATTGTATGAAGCGCTTTATGGGCCACTGCCCTCGCAGGCGTTGCTGAACGCGGCGTGCACGCTTGAGGGGCATCCGGATAACGCTGCTGCTGCGCTGTTTGGCGGGTTGACGGCGAGTTGCCAATTGCCGGATGGATCCGCGTATGCTGCGCAGTTCCATTGGCCGGAGCAATTGCAGTTCGTCGTTCTGACGCCGGATGTGGCGTTGGCTACTTCTGAGTCGCGAAGAGTACTGCCGACGATGGTGCCTCGTTCGGATGCGGTGTTTAACCTTCAGCGGATGGCGTTGCTGCTGCAGTTGTTGCAGAGCGGCAATTTTTCACTTCTCCGGCAGGCGCTCAGCGACCGGTTGCATCAGCCGTTTCGTCAGGCGCTGGTACCGGGACTGGAGCAGGCACTGCACCTGGAACACGAGTCGGTGCTCGGCGTTTGCCTGAGCGGTGCGGGTCCGTCGATTGTGGCGTTTGCCGAACGTGACCACGAGGTGGTGGCGAAGTTGCTGGCGTCGTGCGTGGAGAAATCGGGAATCGATTTCGAGGTGAGGACGTTGAAGGTACACCAGGCGGATGGGGAATCTGTTGCGGCTGATTATGACCCCTGCACGGTGTGCGTCTAGAGGACGGGATGGAACGAGAATTGTCGAAATTGCGAGTGGCGGTGATCGGGGCAGGAAAGATCGGGACGATCCTGCTGCAAGGGATGCTTCAGCATGGATTGTTTCGGAAAGAAAACGTTCATGCGACGGTGCAGCACGGCGAGCGAGCGTGCACGCTGGAAAAAGAACTCGGGGTGCGGGTTACGACCGATAACGTAGAGGCCGTGCGGGAATCGGACGTGGTGCTGGTATGCGTGAAGCCGCAGATGGTGGGGCAGGTGATGGAGCAGATCGCTCCGGTGGCTACAAATTCGAAACTGTTTATTTCCGTGGCAGCGTCGGTGCCAACCGACTACATGGAAAAGCGTGTGCCGCAGGATTGCCACATCATCCGCGCGATGCCGAATACGCCCTCGATGGTGGGCGTCGGCATGACGGCGCTGAGCA
This window contains:
- the thrB gene encoding homoserine kinase; the protein is MSVEMREQLEVTVPASIANLGPGFDTLAVAVQLYLRLKVKVVNGRDKLDFQFVRNPLKGENYIQRAFRFLARQHGGSHASLAVEVHSEIPMRSGLGSSAAATVAGLRLYEALYGPLPSQALLNAACTLEGHPDNAAAALFGGLTASCQLPDGSAYAAQFHWPEQLQFVVLTPDVALATSESRRVLPTMVPRSDAVFNLQRMALLLQLLQSGNFSLLRQALSDRLHQPFRQALVPGLEQALHLEHESVLGVCLSGAGPSIVAFAERDHEVVAKLLASCVEKSGIDFEVRTLKVHQADGESVAADYDPCTVCV
- the proC gene encoding pyrroline-5-carboxylate reductase, which produces MERELSKLRVAVIGAGKIGTILLQGMLQHGLFRKENVHATVQHGERACTLEKELGVRVTTDNVEAVRESDVVLVCVKPQMVGQVMEQIAPVATNSKLFISVAASVPTDYMEKRVPQDCHIIRAMPNTPSMVGVGMTALSKGKFATQEDVELALALFNTIGRTVLVDEKHMDAITGLSASGPAFIYIVLESLAEGGVKVGLPRDMATLLAAQMTLGAAKMVLETGHHPALLKDAVTTPAGCTIDGILELEEGKIRVTLIKAVVKAALRAKELVFS